A single window of Corallococcus silvisoli DNA harbors:
- a CDS encoding DEAD/DEAH box helicase yields MSALAELLEAIREESGPATWSAGQALSRAGVVSVQSVGEEEVVLRVRIPGRPQPLTTTLYPEDEIWECDCRGKVDPCEHVIAAAIVLRQAEGRRAPPAAPARPGPAPSAPRPGTAPKPERMVYRFKRVDGGLQLERLVVRPDNTARLLARSLTSLLNNPVEAARIQVEPCDLLADKLLAQPTKGALPASRLDALLHVLEKARTVLFDGALVSVSNEPLLPRVTVEDRGEQTVLKVEKDPRISELVSPGVALCAGALCRLGEQPLTGARLENLPQERVFSPEQLADLTGKVLPDFARRMPVDVKSRRLPPIDRTLKPRISLELDKLDAGLSVLPTLVYGSPPTARIDNGRMVYLQGAAPVRDEATETKLIHQLRDELNMAPGRRVTVHGKEAVQLADRLRKWRGGLTGNAAGVVSPDVKLRPTLTLDTAATEAGVPRVGFSLDFQVEGLGPGVTRSVDAGAVMRAWEEGLGLVPLEGGGWAPLPTGWLKAHGQRVTDLLAARERDGHLANHAIPQLTGLCEALEQPPPPGLERLAPLAQGFEKLPEPSLPKDLTATLRPYQLQGVSWLTFLRQAGLGGVLADDMGLGKTLQTLCALGPGTLVVAPTSVLPNWEAEVKRFRPSLKVSVYHGVGRTLDETADVTLTTYALLRLDAALLAAKTWSTVVLDEAQAIKNPDSQVARAAYELDADFRLALSGTPIENRLEELWSLMHFTNRGLLGGRKAFDERWARPVSENQKGAAEQLRARIRPFVLRRLKRDVAPDLPPRTEAVRHVTLTEQERAVYDAVHAATREEVVSQLEEGGSVMKALEALLRLRQAACHPALVPGQQARTSSKVQALVEALGTAVADGHKALVFSQWTSMLDLIEPALREADIGFIRLDGSTANRGAVATSFQDEQGAPVMLISLKAGATGLNLTAADHVFLVDPWWNPSVEAQAADRAHRIGQQRPVMVYRMVSQGTVEEKILLLQEKKRALFEAALGGASGGTALTRADLMQLLD; encoded by the coding sequence ATGTCGGCGCTCGCGGAACTGCTCGAAGCCATCCGGGAGGAGTCGGGCCCGGCCACCTGGTCCGCCGGTCAGGCCCTGTCGCGCGCGGGGGTCGTGTCGGTGCAGTCCGTGGGCGAAGAGGAGGTCGTGCTGCGGGTGCGCATCCCCGGGCGGCCCCAGCCCCTGACCACCACGCTCTACCCCGAGGATGAAATCTGGGAGTGCGACTGCCGGGGGAAGGTGGACCCGTGCGAGCACGTCATCGCCGCGGCCATCGTCCTGCGACAGGCGGAGGGACGCCGCGCGCCGCCAGCGGCCCCTGCCCGCCCGGGCCCCGCCCCGTCCGCGCCGCGCCCCGGCACCGCGCCGAAGCCGGAGCGCATGGTCTACCGCTTCAAGCGCGTGGACGGAGGGCTTCAGTTGGAGCGGCTGGTGGTCCGGCCGGACAACACCGCGAGGCTCCTGGCCCGCAGCCTGACGTCCCTGCTGAACAACCCCGTGGAGGCAGCGCGCATCCAGGTGGAGCCGTGCGACCTGCTCGCGGACAAGCTGCTCGCGCAGCCCACGAAGGGCGCGCTCCCGGCGAGCCGGCTGGATGCCCTCCTGCACGTGCTGGAGAAGGCGCGCACCGTCCTCTTCGACGGGGCGCTCGTCTCCGTCTCGAACGAGCCCCTTCTGCCCCGCGTCACCGTGGAGGACCGGGGCGAGCAGACGGTACTCAAGGTGGAGAAGGATCCCCGCATCTCCGAGCTGGTCAGCCCCGGCGTCGCGCTGTGCGCGGGCGCGCTCTGCCGGCTGGGCGAACAGCCGCTCACCGGCGCGCGGCTGGAGAACCTGCCCCAGGAGCGCGTCTTCTCGCCGGAGCAGCTGGCGGACCTGACGGGCAAGGTGCTGCCGGACTTCGCCCGCCGCATGCCGGTGGACGTGAAGAGCCGGCGGCTGCCCCCCATCGACCGGACGCTGAAGCCGCGCATCTCGCTGGAGCTGGACAAGCTGGACGCAGGGCTCTCCGTGCTGCCCACGCTGGTGTACGGCTCGCCGCCCACCGCGCGCATCGACAACGGGCGCATGGTGTACCTCCAAGGCGCGGCCCCCGTGCGCGACGAGGCCACCGAGACGAAGCTCATCCACCAGCTGCGCGATGAGCTGAACATGGCGCCGGGCCGCCGCGTGACGGTCCACGGCAAGGAGGCCGTGCAGCTCGCCGACAGGCTGCGCAAGTGGCGCGGCGGCCTCACCGGGAACGCCGCGGGCGTGGTCAGCCCCGACGTGAAGCTCCGGCCCACGCTCACGTTGGACACGGCCGCCACCGAGGCCGGAGTGCCGCGCGTGGGGTTCTCGCTCGACTTCCAGGTCGAGGGCCTGGGGCCCGGCGTGACGCGCTCGGTGGACGCGGGCGCGGTGATGCGGGCCTGGGAGGAGGGCCTGGGGTTGGTGCCGCTGGAGGGCGGCGGGTGGGCCCCCCTGCCCACCGGCTGGCTGAAGGCCCACGGCCAGCGCGTGACGGACCTGCTGGCCGCGCGCGAGCGGGACGGGCACCTGGCCAACCACGCCATCCCGCAGCTCACCGGCCTGTGCGAGGCCCTGGAGCAGCCCCCTCCGCCCGGCCTGGAACGGCTCGCGCCGCTGGCGCAGGGCTTCGAGAAGCTGCCCGAGCCCTCTCTTCCGAAGGACCTCACGGCGACGCTGCGCCCGTACCAGCTGCAGGGCGTGAGCTGGCTCACCTTCCTGCGACAGGCGGGGCTCGGAGGCGTGCTCGCGGACGACATGGGCCTGGGCAAGACGCTCCAGACCCTCTGCGCGTTGGGCCCGGGGACGCTCGTCGTGGCGCCCACGAGCGTGCTCCCCAACTGGGAGGCGGAGGTGAAGCGCTTCCGTCCGTCCTTGAAGGTGTCCGTCTACCACGGCGTGGGCCGGACCCTGGACGAGACGGCCGACGTGACGCTCACCACCTACGCGCTCCTGCGGCTGGACGCGGCCCTCCTCGCGGCGAAGACATGGAGCACGGTGGTGCTGGACGAGGCCCAGGCCATCAAGAACCCGGACAGCCAGGTGGCGCGCGCGGCCTATGAGCTGGACGCGGACTTCCGCCTGGCGCTCAGCGGCACCCCCATCGAGAACCGGCTCGAGGAGCTGTGGAGCCTGATGCACTTCACCAACCGGGGACTCCTGGGAGGACGCAAGGCGTTCGACGAGCGCTGGGCCCGGCCGGTGTCGGAGAACCAGAAGGGCGCCGCCGAGCAGCTCCGCGCGCGCATCCGGCCCTTCGTGCTGCGCAGGCTCAAGCGCGACGTCGCGCCCGACCTGCCGCCGCGCACGGAGGCCGTGCGGCACGTCACCCTCACCGAGCAGGAGCGCGCCGTCTACGACGCGGTCCACGCCGCGACGCGCGAGGAGGTCGTGTCGCAGCTCGAGGAGGGCGGCAGCGTGATGAAGGCGCTGGAGGCGCTCTTGCGGCTGCGGCAGGCGGCCTGTCATCCGGCGCTGGTGCCGGGACAGCAGGCGAGGACGTCCTCCAAGGTGCAGGCGCTGGTGGAGGCGCTCGGCACGGCGGTGGCGGACGGGCACAAGGCGCTGGTGTTCTCGCAGTGGACGTCCATGTTGGACCTCATCGAGCCCGCGCTGCGCGAAGCCGACATCGGGTTCATCCGCCTGGACGGCAGCACGGCGAACCGGGGCGCGGTGGCCACGTCCTTCCAGGATGAGCAGGGGGCCCCCGTCATGCTCATCTCCCTGAAGGCGGGAGCGACGGGGCTCAACCTCACGGCGGCGGACCACGTCTTCCTGGTGGACCCGTGGTGGAACCCCTCCGTGGAGGCGCAGGCGGCGGACCGTGCGCATCGCATCGGGCAGCAGCGGCCGGTGATGGTGTACCGGATGGTGTCGCAGGGCACGGTGGAGGAGAAGATCCTCCTGCTCCAGGAGAAGAAGCGCGCGCTCTTCGAGGCCGCGCTCGGAGGGGCCTCGGGAGGGACCGCGCTCACGCGCGCGGACCTGATGCAGCTGCTGGACTGA
- a CDS encoding di-heme oxidoreductase family protein: protein MRVPWSLVGVSAGALLIGAAWATVVRRPEPLVLGPLPAVVLPHVELAGGATTVTDTGRNAFGRAPMNMPRSRWPEFYAGKGIFDRDWSDPRQHAAVAGPFFSATGCMTCHVKDGRGQPPASPSEAPVSLAFQLSAPGGQGLHPLYGMQLDAHAVEGQVPEGHVQVDFEETRGTFATGEPYSLVRPRYQFQGLVHGPLGDGALFSARVSPVNFGLGLLEALPEAAILARADPEDADHDGISGRANQVLDVETGRTRLGRFGWKANQPTLRQQVAHALVADMGVTTTLYPREQGRDAPGEPEVSQDDMDLLMIYMRLLAVPKRRDWEAPEVQRGHAVFRAVGCAACHVDTPQETGMVEGFDEVSRQVIYPYTDLLLHDLGEGLADGRPDGLATGSEWRTPPLWGIGLVEAVNQHTRFLHDGRARSLEEAVLWHGGEAAPAQARYVRLPREDRAALLAFLKSL, encoded by the coding sequence ATGCGAGTGCCCTGGTCCCTGGTTGGTGTCTCCGCCGGCGCGCTGCTCATCGGCGCCGCGTGGGCCACCGTCGTCCGGCGTCCCGAGCCGCTCGTCCTGGGCCCACTGCCCGCGGTCGTCCTGCCCCACGTGGAGCTGGCCGGTGGCGCCACCACCGTGACGGACACGGGGCGCAATGCCTTTGGCCGCGCGCCCATGAACATGCCGCGCTCGCGCTGGCCGGAGTTCTACGCGGGCAAGGGCATCTTCGACCGCGACTGGAGCGACCCTCGCCAGCACGCCGCCGTGGCGGGCCCGTTCTTCAGCGCCACCGGCTGCATGACCTGCCACGTGAAGGACGGCCGGGGCCAGCCTCCGGCCAGCCCCTCGGAGGCCCCCGTCTCGCTCGCGTTCCAGCTGAGCGCACCCGGTGGTCAGGGCCTCCATCCGCTCTATGGCATGCAGTTGGACGCGCACGCGGTGGAGGGGCAGGTCCCCGAAGGCCACGTCCAGGTCGACTTCGAGGAGACGCGCGGCACCTTCGCCACCGGCGAGCCGTACTCGCTGGTGCGTCCGCGCTACCAGTTCCAGGGGCTGGTGCACGGCCCGCTGGGCGACGGCGCCCTGTTCTCCGCCCGCGTGTCGCCCGTGAACTTCGGCCTGGGCCTGCTGGAGGCCCTGCCCGAGGCCGCCATCCTCGCCCGCGCTGATCCCGAGGACGCCGACCACGATGGCATCTCCGGCCGGGCCAACCAGGTGCTGGACGTGGAGACGGGGCGGACGCGCCTGGGCCGCTTCGGGTGGAAGGCCAACCAGCCGACGCTGCGCCAGCAGGTGGCGCACGCGCTCGTCGCGGACATGGGCGTCACGACGACGCTCTATCCGCGGGAGCAGGGCCGCGACGCTCCCGGCGAGCCGGAGGTGTCCCAGGACGACATGGACCTGTTGATGATCTACATGCGCCTGTTGGCCGTGCCGAAGCGGCGCGACTGGGAGGCCCCGGAGGTCCAGCGCGGTCACGCCGTGTTCCGCGCCGTCGGCTGCGCGGCCTGCCACGTGGACACGCCCCAGGAGACGGGCATGGTGGAGGGCTTCGACGAGGTGTCCCGTCAGGTCATCTACCCCTATACGGACCTGCTGTTGCACGACCTGGGCGAGGGGCTGGCGGACGGGCGGCCGGACGGGCTCGCCACGGGGAGTGAGTGGCGCACCCCCCCACTGTGGGGCATTGGACTGGTGGAGGCCGTCAACCAGCACACACGCTTCCTGCACGACGGACGGGCGCGCTCCCTAGAGGAGGCCGTGCTCTGGCACGGGGGAGAGGCGGCGCCCGCGCAGGCCCGCTACGTGCGGCTGCCCCGGGAGGACCGGGCGGCGCTGCTCGCCTTCCTGAAGTCACTCTGA
- a CDS encoding UbiA family prenyltransferase — protein sequence MQPHAPISDATPDVPLAVDLDGTLVRTDTLHENLLVLLKHAPWLLLLAPLWVLRGKAFFKAEVARRARLDVTALPYNADVVAYLREEHARGRRLVLATAADRSIADAVSAHLGLFHDVVASDAGVNLSGARKLERLREVLGGAFDYAGNGAVDLPLWRESRHVIVVHAPAGVLRQAQGLGRPVHRVFEPPPASARTWVKALRVHQWAKNALVFVPLLAAHKATQGGMAPRAVLAFIAFSLCASSVYVINDLLDLASDRRHPTKSLRPFASGALPVRAGVVLAPVLLGLAAALALGTLPLSFSALLAAYFVLTLAYSLRLKQVVMLDVLVLAGLYTVRIFGGALAVGVPTSSWLLMFSTFLFLSLALLKRLSEVRRLRQSNEVSAHGRGYLAQDYEQLASLGAAAGQVSVLVLALYITSKEVTALYAHPERLWLLCPVMLYWVGRIWVMAHRGLVNEDPLIFALRDRVSYAVGAVAALVLWVAT from the coding sequence ATGCAGCCCCACGCGCCCATCTCCGACGCCACCCCCGACGTCCCGCTCGCGGTCGACCTGGACGGGACGCTGGTGCGCACCGACACGCTGCACGAGAACCTGCTCGTGCTCCTCAAGCACGCGCCGTGGTTGCTGCTGCTGGCGCCGCTGTGGGTGCTCCGGGGCAAGGCCTTCTTCAAGGCGGAGGTGGCCCGGCGCGCGCGGCTGGACGTCACCGCGCTGCCCTACAACGCGGACGTGGTGGCCTACCTGCGCGAGGAGCACGCCCGGGGACGCAGGCTCGTGCTGGCCACGGCGGCGGACCGGAGCATCGCGGACGCGGTGTCCGCCCACCTGGGCCTCTTCCACGACGTGGTCGCCAGCGACGCGGGCGTGAACCTGTCCGGTGCGCGCAAGCTCGAGCGGCTGCGCGAGGTGCTGGGCGGCGCGTTCGACTACGCGGGCAACGGGGCCGTGGACCTGCCCCTGTGGCGCGAGTCGCGGCACGTCATCGTGGTGCATGCGCCGGCGGGCGTGCTGCGCCAGGCCCAGGGGCTGGGCCGCCCGGTGCACCGCGTCTTCGAGCCTCCTCCGGCCAGCGCGCGCACGTGGGTGAAGGCCCTGCGGGTGCACCAGTGGGCGAAGAACGCGCTCGTCTTCGTGCCGCTCCTGGCGGCGCACAAGGCCACCCAGGGCGGCATGGCCCCGCGCGCGGTGCTGGCCTTCATCGCTTTCAGCCTCTGTGCCTCCAGCGTGTACGTCATCAACGACCTGCTGGACCTGGCGTCGGACCGGCGCCACCCCACCAAGTCCCTGCGGCCCTTCGCGTCCGGGGCCCTGCCGGTGCGCGCGGGCGTCGTGCTGGCGCCGGTGCTGCTGGGGCTCGCCGCGGCGCTGGCGCTGGGCACGCTGCCGCTGTCGTTCTCCGCGCTCCTGGCCGCGTACTTCGTGCTGACGCTGGCGTACTCGCTGCGGCTCAAGCAGGTGGTGATGCTGGACGTGCTGGTGCTGGCGGGCCTCTACACGGTGCGCATCTTCGGCGGCGCGCTGGCGGTGGGGGTGCCCACGTCGAGCTGGCTCTTGATGTTCAGCACGTTCCTCTTCCTGTCGCTGGCGCTGCTCAAGCGCCTGAGCGAGGTGCGGCGGCTGCGCCAGTCCAACGAGGTGTCCGCCCATGGACGGGGCTACCTGGCGCAGGACTACGAGCAGCTCGCGAGCCTGGGCGCGGCGGCGGGGCAGGTGTCCGTGCTGGTGCTCGCGCTCTACATCACCAGCAAGGAGGTGACGGCGCTGTATGCCCACCCCGAGCGGCTGTGGCTGCTCTGCCCGGTGATGCTGTACTGGGTGGGCCGCATCTGGGTGATGGCCCACCGGGGGCTCGTGAACGAGGATCCGCTCATCTTCGCGCTGCGCGACCGGGTCAGCTACGCCGTGGGCGCGGTCGCCGCGCTGGTGCTGTGGGTGGCGACGTGA